The following proteins are encoded in a genomic region of Haloarcula marina:
- a CDS encoding heavy metal translocating P-type ATPase: MNTHEHDPPETDGSPDPTGGGSPPPDDGGATVELAVPTMDCASCAGKVENSVRSLDGVRDVDPQVTTGTLRVVYDPETTDASAIRERVEAAGYAVEDDALSTLQLSAPEMDCGSCAGKVESALARVPGVTAYETQPTLGKIGVTYDATRTSEGEIVAAVESAGYEVTETTGEGTTGDGTESDGDERSLWRSPRAVKTWISGVFVAFGLLFEFVITGANVQIGTLLESELLLADLLFLVAVAVGGQAILRNGYYSARNRNLDIDLLMSIAILGALLASLGFGEGLYFEAATLAFLFSVAELLERYSMDRARESLAELMDLSPDEATVKRDGGTQTVPVEDVHVGDVVVVKPGEKIPMDGTVVDGESAVNQAPITGESVPVDKTDGDEVYAGTINEQGYLEVEVTADAGEDTLSNIVAMVEDAQSNKTEREQFVERFSAYYTPLVVGFAVLVTLASPFVLGTTWSTAFVHGLTLLVLACPCAFVISTPVSVVSGITSAAKNGVLIKGGDHLEAMGAVEAVAFDKTGTLTKGELTVTDVVPLHGNSEADVLKCARGLEARSEHPIGDAIVAEAGSANVGKPDIEGFESLTGKGVRADLGGTPHFAGKPGLFEELGFDLSHVHATTDGGLVTQTAHQMCERNNCLDLLEDIVPALQSEGKTVVLVGTETELEGLIAVADEVRPEAAAAISRLKALGVERTVMLTGDNDRTAKAIAEQVGVDDYRAELLPDEKVAEVESLVEEYDGVAMVGDGINDAPALASATVGVAMGAAGTDTALETADIALMGDDLSKLPYLYELAHDANGVIRQNVWASLAVKAGLALAVPFNYVPIWLAVLAGDAGMTTAVTGNAMRLSRIRPATDDE, from the coding sequence ATGAATACACACGAACACGACCCCCCGGAGACGGACGGGTCACCCGACCCGACCGGTGGCGGGAGTCCCCCACCGGACGACGGGGGAGCGACCGTCGAGTTGGCGGTGCCGACGATGGACTGTGCCTCCTGTGCGGGCAAGGTCGAGAACAGCGTCCGGTCCCTCGACGGGGTCCGCGACGTGGACCCGCAGGTGACCACCGGGACGCTACGCGTCGTTTACGACCCCGAAACGACCGACGCGAGCGCGATTCGCGAACGCGTGGAAGCCGCGGGGTACGCCGTCGAGGACGACGCCCTCTCGACGCTGCAACTCTCCGCCCCGGAGATGGATTGTGGCTCCTGTGCGGGCAAGGTCGAGTCGGCGCTCGCCCGGGTCCCGGGCGTCACGGCCTACGAGACACAGCCCACGCTGGGGAAAATCGGGGTCACCTACGACGCGACGCGGACGAGCGAAGGCGAAATCGTGGCCGCCGTCGAGTCTGCGGGCTACGAGGTGACGGAGACGACCGGTGAGGGAACGACCGGAGACGGCACCGAATCCGACGGGGACGAACGGAGCCTCTGGCGAAGTCCGCGGGCGGTGAAGACGTGGATTAGCGGCGTCTTCGTAGCCTTCGGTCTGCTCTTCGAGTTCGTCATCACCGGCGCGAACGTTCAGATTGGGACCCTCCTCGAATCGGAACTCCTCCTCGCGGACCTCCTGTTCCTCGTCGCCGTCGCCGTCGGCGGGCAGGCGATTCTCCGGAACGGGTACTACTCGGCGCGCAACCGCAATCTCGACATCGACCTGTTGATGTCCATCGCTATCCTCGGCGCGCTACTCGCCAGCCTCGGTTTCGGCGAGGGCCTGTACTTCGAGGCGGCGACGCTCGCGTTCCTGTTCAGCGTCGCGGAACTGCTCGAACGCTACTCGATGGACCGGGCGCGCGAGTCGCTGGCCGAACTGATGGACCTCTCACCGGACGAGGCGACGGTCAAGCGCGACGGCGGGACCCAGACGGTTCCCGTCGAGGACGTCCACGTCGGCGACGTGGTCGTCGTCAAACCGGGCGAGAAGATACCGATGGACGGCACCGTCGTCGACGGTGAGAGCGCGGTCAACCAAGCGCCGATTACCGGCGAGAGCGTCCCCGTCGACAAGACGGACGGCGACGAGGTGTACGCGGGAACCATCAACGAACAGGGCTATCTCGAAGTCGAGGTCACCGCCGACGCCGGAGAGGACACGCTCTCGAACATCGTCGCGATGGTCGAAGACGCCCAGTCGAACAAGACCGAGCGCGAGCAGTTCGTCGAGCGATTCTCGGCGTACTACACGCCGCTGGTCGTCGGGTTCGCCGTCCTCGTCACCCTCGCCAGTCCGTTCGTCCTCGGGACGACGTGGTCGACGGCGTTCGTCCACGGTCTGACGTTGCTCGTCCTCGCGTGCCCCTGCGCGTTCGTCATCTCGACGCCCGTCTCTGTCGTCTCGGGCATCACCAGCGCCGCGAAGAACGGCGTCCTCATCAAGGGCGGCGACCACCTCGAAGCGATGGGCGCAGTCGAGGCCGTCGCCTTCGACAAGACGGGGACGCTCACGAAGGGCGAACTCACCGTCACCGACGTGGTGCCGTTGCACGGCAACTCCGAAGCGGACGTGCTCAAATGCGCCCGCGGCCTCGAAGCCCGGAGCGAACACCCCATCGGCGACGCCATCGTCGCCGAGGCCGGGAGTGCGAACGTCGGCAAACCGGACATCGAGGGCTTCGAGAGCCTCACCGGCAAGGGCGTGCGTGCTGACCTCGGGGGCACACCGCACTTCGCGGGAAAACCCGGCCTGTTCGAGGAACTGGGCTTCGACCTCTCGCACGTCCACGCGACGACCGACGGCGGCCTGGTCACGCAGACGGCCCACCAGATGTGCGAGCGCAACAACTGTCTGGACCTGCTCGAAGACATCGTCCCGGCCCTCCAGTCGGAGGGGAAGACCGTCGTCCTCGTGGGCACGGAGACGGAGTTAGAGGGGCTCATCGCGGTGGCCGACGAGGTTCGGCCCGAGGCGGCGGCCGCGATTTCGCGCCTGAAGGCTCTCGGCGTCGAGCGGACCGTGATGCTCACCGGGGACAACGACCGCACCGCGAAGGCCATCGCGGAACAGGTCGGCGTCGACGACTACCGCGCCGAACTGCTCCCCGACGAGAAGGTCGCCGAAGTCGAATCACTCGTCGAGGAGTACGACGGCGTCGCGATGGTCGGCGACGGCATCAACGACGCCCCGGCGCTGGCCTCCGCGACGGTTGGCGTCGCCATGGGCGCGGCCGGAACCGACACCGCACTGGAAACGGCCGACATCGCCCTGATGGGCGACGACCTCTCGAAGTTGCCGTACCTGTACGAACTGGCCCACGACGCCAACGGCGTCATCCGACAGAACGTCTGGGCCAGCCTCGCGGTCAAGGCGGGACTCGCGCTGGCCGTCCCGTTCAACTACGTCCCCATCTGGTTGGCCGTCCTCGCCGGCGACGCCGGGATGACGACGGCCGTCACCGGCAACGCGATGCGACTCTCGCGGATTCGGCCCGCGACTGACGACGAGTAA
- a CDS encoding DUF7344 domain-containing protein, producing MVNHEVIGGRLTDDEVYDLLSHPHRISAIRCLRRQDEAVSFNELAEYIAMEVEPDGDIRNGELIGRIKTQLHHAHLPKLLDAGVVEFSQETDLVRLTAEEELRPFFTEVSRIKVTTQLTAADW from the coding sequence ATGGTAAATCATGAGGTAATCGGCGGGCGATTGACTGATGACGAAGTGTACGACCTATTGAGTCACCCGCACCGCATCAGCGCCATTCGATGCCTCCGTCGGCAGGACGAAGCCGTCTCGTTCAACGAGTTGGCAGAATACATCGCGATGGAAGTCGAACCGGACGGCGATATTCGGAACGGAGAGTTGATTGGGCGAATCAAGACGCAACTACATCACGCACACCTCCCGAAGTTGCTCGACGCGGGCGTCGTCGAGTTCTCTCAGGAAACTGACCTCGTGCGGCTCACCGCCGAGGAGGAACTCCGGCCGTTTTTCACCGAAGTCTCGCGAATCAAAGTGACCACGCAACTCACGGCGGCGGACTGGTAG
- a CDS encoding tyrosine-type recombinase/integrase, translating into MSSDTQSTDAVSDPVGYFLEDITYHGKSERTREFYERVLRDFETFLKDGGRPVPIAEASHRDCMAYVHSLRGDASESTVATYASYLHRFYAYMTQVGAFESNPMTLVVEEMDEAINTDPTRREIDVASMRQFVDTVTHPLEQALVVTLLKTGMRVGELCNLDVRDLSLADPGPRPEIPARAALDGRPDSLYIAAEPARGSVLNGEERTASNKRKRDTTVPVDDELARVLRRWLAIRPDTRSEAMPLFVSTSGDWGRRVTPDMVHHIVERHARGHGWYREGGGTEENVTPHYFRHFFTTHLRDRTGDRGVVKYLRGDVAQDVIDTYTHEWGNRVREVYEANIYSLGQ; encoded by the coding sequence ATGAGTTCCGATACGCAGTCGACCGACGCCGTCAGCGACCCGGTCGGCTACTTCCTCGAAGATATCACCTACCACGGCAAGAGCGAGCGAACCCGGGAGTTTTACGAACGAGTGCTGCGCGACTTCGAAACCTTCCTCAAAGACGGCGGGCGGCCTGTCCCCATCGCAGAAGCGTCTCATCGGGACTGTATGGCGTACGTCCACAGCCTCCGGGGTGACGCGAGCGAGAGTACCGTCGCGACGTACGCGTCCTATCTCCACCGATTCTACGCGTACATGACCCAGGTCGGGGCCTTCGAGTCGAACCCGATGACGCTCGTCGTCGAGGAGATGGACGAGGCCATCAACACGGACCCCACGCGCAGGGAGATAGACGTTGCGTCGATGCGGCAGTTCGTCGATACCGTCACACATCCGCTGGAACAGGCGCTCGTCGTCACCTTACTCAAGACCGGGATGCGTGTCGGGGAACTCTGTAATCTCGACGTTCGGGACCTCTCGCTCGCAGACCCCGGTCCACGGCCGGAGATACCTGCTCGTGCCGCCCTAGACGGTCGGCCGGACTCGCTCTACATCGCCGCGGAACCCGCGCGCGGGAGCGTCCTCAACGGCGAGGAACGGACGGCATCGAACAAGCGAAAACGTGATACGACCGTTCCCGTCGACGACGAGTTGGCACGCGTCCTCCGTCGCTGGCTGGCGATTCGGCCGGATACGCGGTCGGAAGCGATGCCGCTGTTCGTCTCGACGAGTGGGGACTGGGGCAGGCGTGTAACGCCCGATATGGTCCACCACATCGTGGAACGGCACGCCCGGGGACACGGATGGTACCGGGAGGGCGGCGGGACCGAGGAGAACGTCACGCCGCACTACTTCCGACACTTCTTCACCACCCATCTGCGGGACCGGACTGGGGACCGCGGCGTCGTGAAGTATCTCCGCGGCGACGTGGCTCAGGACGTTATCGACACGTACACACACGAATGGGGCAACAGGGTTCGAGAGGTCTACGAGGCGAATATCTACTCATTGGGCCAGTAG
- a CDS encoding UvrD-helicase domain-containing protein: MSDAPPSLEGAQARIRDAFVAHDSGLFVLACPAGFGKSTTVERVAAEALAGADADGVACPERRLSVVSFSREDAGSIEPGMHAAIDTLAEDDADSLVGDAATADRLHRRLRRSEYVGTIDKILGIAFRDIAAELGFAEMPTVGNDALLSTVRESCRAAVRTSAAHGDTFARVAREYADEDSDPATVLGELLEAAREAKRERRLDDHEFRRRLRATVEDAYPDGPPEEFRDLRADVEQFYDANTAETFENSYEGSEAEAVSRDRECYDTWTARVEEFCTLVAAYERAYDDACRERGVLAHADVAYWVAAFFDPDDDAAGGGPETDPEFRERVRERHAAHFETLVIDEAQDVSVVQHDALAALVPDDARVLLAGDVNQCIYAWRNARPDLFARAARTGRYFGREWSVHVTERGQRTYRMRPDVTAAVDAVFADVFADETRGGGVDIGDPYAPISTARERTTTPSVHVATYRPTGIPGSATWFERGEAPVLAGYIESVLAADPFEDGTDSVTVLFDTRSNMDALAARLENRGLSVANASEYLFATPLVELVCAVVRWLQDPFDPERTKALMSDDAVPLPTETVADAGPDISGVDAARLDDTESAFVDGLRELASRRARHTADPGRIVVEDVVETLELATDPFDRVEDPPRSLATLDSLLAHVRDWEGEDRYTMADLAAVLGSYRDDPKSGPLVPAGDADAYDVVFRTMHNMKGDEDEVVCLADLSRPLGAHGPHSETFVAHGETLALAPPPTVSRTPVDGGRDGHSGDFDFLGERSLRWATTHWVENGDGERLAGPPGLADVAAAHRADRWRLLYVAMTRARDHLVLSLPRPGWSAPPRDSRIETLQRALGYDRVPDGDTYRTTVPCPGGRRELTVGVNDVPMVSGSGSAPGRPTPRAALSPRETQTGWTPRYVNASTLYPLASDPDRHRLAHLLGRALHTDRDDTAADLALPLDDIGPDAVGTVVHDVLARAVDQRVSTATLRACEGTLAEALDASVRENGPGATRSERDAVCEYVRNTICPQFADTETWARLRASERRYVEDSLDAVLRVDGLDIETQNRVDVVSVAPDGTWYVDDLKVLLASPDDETRARYDLQTSVYGWLLRRQLPDGVDVVPALTHLGESVDTRRPTPPKRSIEAWLSGLG, encoded by the coding sequence ATGAGCGACGCGCCACCGTCACTGGAAGGCGCACAGGCCAGGATACGGGACGCCTTTGTCGCCCACGACAGCGGCCTGTTCGTGCTGGCCTGCCCCGCCGGATTCGGGAAGTCGACGACCGTCGAGCGAGTCGCGGCGGAGGCACTCGCCGGGGCAGACGCCGACGGTGTCGCCTGCCCCGAACGCCGCCTCTCCGTCGTCTCGTTCTCCCGGGAAGACGCCGGGAGCATCGAACCGGGGATGCACGCGGCGATAGACACGCTGGCCGAAGACGACGCTGACTCGCTCGTCGGCGACGCGGCGACTGCCGACCGGCTCCACCGACGGCTTCGACGGTCAGAATACGTCGGCACGATAGACAAGATACTCGGGATAGCGTTCCGCGACATCGCGGCCGAACTCGGCTTCGCGGAGATGCCGACCGTCGGCAACGACGCCCTGCTCTCGACGGTCCGGGAGTCGTGTCGCGCCGCCGTCCGAACGTCGGCGGCCCACGGCGACACGTTCGCGCGCGTGGCGAGGGAGTACGCCGACGAGGACTCCGACCCGGCCACCGTCCTCGGGGAACTACTGGAGGCCGCCCGGGAGGCGAAGCGCGAGCGCCGACTCGACGACCACGAGTTCCGCCGTCGACTCCGCGCCACGGTCGAAGACGCGTATCCCGACGGGCCGCCGGAAGAGTTCCGGGACCTGCGGGCCGACGTGGAACAGTTCTACGACGCTAACACCGCCGAGACGTTCGAAAATTCCTACGAAGGTTCGGAGGCCGAAGCCGTCTCTCGGGACCGCGAGTGTTACGACACGTGGACGGCGCGCGTCGAGGAGTTCTGTACCCTCGTCGCCGCGTACGAGCGAGCGTACGACGACGCCTGTCGCGAGCGCGGCGTCCTCGCCCACGCCGACGTGGCGTACTGGGTCGCGGCGTTCTTCGACCCAGACGACGACGCGGCGGGAGGTGGACCGGAGACGGACCCGGAGTTCCGCGAGCGAGTGCGCGAGCGACACGCTGCACACTTCGAGACGCTCGTCATAGACGAGGCCCAAGACGTTTCGGTCGTCCAGCACGACGCGCTCGCGGCACTGGTTCCCGACGACGCCCGGGTGTTGCTGGCGGGCGACGTGAACCAGTGCATCTACGCCTGGCGAAACGCCCGTCCTGACCTGTTCGCTCGCGCCGCCCGAACCGGGCGGTACTTCGGCAGGGAGTGGTCCGTCCACGTGACCGAACGCGGACAGCGGACCTACCGGATGCGGCCCGACGTGACCGCCGCCGTCGATGCAGTGTTCGCGGATGTATTCGCCGACGAGACGCGGGGCGGGGGCGTCGACATCGGAGATCCGTACGCACCTATCTCGACGGCGCGGGAGCGGACGACGACGCCGTCGGTTCACGTCGCCACCTACAGACCAACGGGCATCCCCGGGAGCGCGACGTGGTTCGAACGCGGCGAGGCCCCGGTGCTCGCGGGATACATCGAAAGCGTCCTCGCCGCCGACCCGTTCGAGGACGGGACCGACTCCGTCACGGTCCTCTTCGACACCCGCTCGAACATGGACGCCCTCGCGGCGCGTCTGGAGAACCGGGGCTTGTCGGTCGCGAACGCGAGCGAGTACCTGTTCGCGACCCCGCTGGTCGAACTCGTCTGTGCGGTCGTGCGGTGGTTGCAAGACCCGTTCGACCCCGAACGAACGAAAGCGCTGATGAGCGACGATGCCGTACCCCTCCCGACTGAAACCGTCGCTGACGCGGGACCCGACATCTCTGGCGTCGACGCCGCTCGATTGGACGACACCGAATCGGCGTTCGTCGACGGCCTCCGCGAACTCGCGTCTCGGCGGGCGAGACACACCGCCGACCCGGGCAGGATAGTCGTCGAAGACGTGGTCGAGACCCTCGAACTGGCGACCGACCCGTTCGACCGAGTCGAGGACCCGCCCCGTTCGCTCGCGACGCTCGATTCGCTGCTCGCGCACGTCCGCGACTGGGAGGGCGAGGACCGCTACACGATGGCCGACCTCGCGGCCGTCCTCGGGTCGTACCGCGACGACCCGAAATCCGGGCCGCTCGTTCCCGCGGGCGACGCTGACGCCTACGACGTGGTGTTCCGGACCATGCACAACATGAAAGGCGACGAGGACGAAGTCGTCTGTCTCGCGGACTTGAGCCGACCGCTCGGGGCTCACGGGCCGCACAGCGAGACGTTCGTCGCCCACGGGGAGACGCTGGCGCTCGCGCCACCGCCCACGGTGTCGCGGACGCCCGTCGACGGGGGCCGCGACGGTCACAGCGGCGACTTCGACTTTCTGGGGGAGCGGTCGCTCCGCTGGGCGACCACCCACTGGGTCGAAAACGGGGACGGCGAGCGGTTGGCTGGGCCACCGGGTCTCGCCGACGTGGCGGCCGCACACCGGGCCGACCGCTGGCGACTCCTCTACGTCGCGATGACCCGCGCCCGCGACCACCTCGTGCTCTCGCTCCCCCGTCCGGGGTGGTCGGCCCCGCCCCGTGACAGCAGAATCGAAACCCTCCAGCGGGCGCTGGGGTACGACCGCGTTCCCGACGGCGACACGTACCGGACTACCGTCCCGTGCCCCGGCGGACGACGGGAACTGACCGTCGGCGTCAACGACGTGCCGATGGTGTCGGGAAGCGGGTCCGCGCCGGGCAGGCCGACACCTCGCGCCGCCCTGTCTCCCCGAGAGACGCAGACCGGATGGACACCCCGATACGTCAACGCCAGCACCCTCTATCCCCTCGCGAGCGACCCCGACCGTCACCGACTCGCGCACCTCCTCGGTCGGGCACTTCACACGGACAGAGACGACACCGCCGCGGACCTCGCCCTGCCGCTGGACGATATCGGACCGGACGCGGTGGGAACCGTCGTCCACGACGTGCTGGCGAGGGCGGTGGACCAGCGGGTGTCGACCGCCACGCTTCGGGCCTGCGAGGGGACGCTGGCCGAGGCGCTGGACGCGAGCGTCCGCGAGAACGGGCCGGGGGCGACGCGGTCAGAGCGGGACGCAGTGTGCGAATACGTCCGCAACACCATCTGTCCGCAGTTCGCAGACACGGAGACGTGGGCGCGACTGCGCGCCAGCGAACGGCGGTACGTCGAAGATTCGCTCGACGCCGTCCTCCGGGTCGACGGCCTCGACATCGAGACGCAGAACCGAGTCGACGTCGTCTCCGTCGCTCCAGACGGAACGTGGTACGTCGACGACCTGAAGGTGCTGTTGGCGTCCCCAGACGACGAGACGCGGGCGAGATACGACCTCCAGACCTCCGTTTACGGATGGCTCCTCCGGCGACAACTCCCCGATGGGGTCGATGTAGTCCCCGCGCTCACCCACCTCGGCGAATCGGTCGACACAAGACGGCCGACTCCACCGAAGCGGTCAATCGAGGCGTGGCTGTCGGGACTCGGCTGA
- a CDS encoding DUF7343 domain-containing protein produces the protein MVVLTGLFAGPVHAASVPTAANETAGASADGAIDRVTTTYDAWEQGSTTYVWKQTADGRTVNTYIVDVAVTEAEAGLELCLDADGDRRCTPVRGGVTTFTLSPNASVDAQSLTFTLRNATTGATADVRTVTYQRISRGGDVDQDGLANDRELALGTNVTGADTDGDGLADGVEIDKHGTDPTVADTDGDGLSDRTDLSVGADPTKADTDGDGVRDQRELELDTDPNGSDTDGDGIADGAELDAGTDPTKADTDGDGLGDGRELELGTSVVVADSDGDGIGDGQEVTLGTDPTSAYTDDDGLPDGEERTLGLDPTAADSDGDGLWDGAELDVGTDPSVVDSDGDGLRDGREVHELGTDPLAGDTDGDFLTDEMEVDMGTDPTNLSTAAWLTSALLGFAVGIGLTVTAVASGGTGALVARVRSRARQVREVVAERATLAGDADGTEAETTVPTGQDAGSASDPSRPVDAEPVAAEAASDEHGSATGDEEPPPTYESAAAAFEAADPGRLADEECILRMLAAEDGRMRQSEIVAASDWSKAKVSRLLSRMAADEDVVKVRIGRENLICLEHATPESVETDSPGDGTQSSATV, from the coding sequence GAGACGGCGGGGGCGAGCGCCGACGGCGCTATCGACCGAGTCACGACCACGTACGATGCGTGGGAACAGGGGTCCACCACGTACGTGTGGAAACAGACTGCCGACGGGCGCACGGTCAACACGTACATCGTCGACGTCGCCGTCACGGAGGCTGAGGCGGGACTCGAACTCTGCCTCGACGCCGACGGCGACCGCAGGTGTACGCCGGTCCGCGGCGGAGTGACGACGTTCACGCTCTCGCCGAACGCGAGCGTCGACGCCCAGTCGCTCACGTTCACGCTCCGCAACGCGACGACGGGCGCGACCGCTGACGTACGAACCGTCACGTACCAGCGAATCTCCCGCGGTGGCGACGTGGACCAAGACGGCCTCGCCAACGACAGGGAACTCGCCCTCGGGACCAACGTCACCGGCGCGGACACGGACGGCGACGGCCTCGCCGACGGTGTGGAAATCGACAAGCACGGGACGGACCCGACGGTGGCCGATACGGACGGCGACGGCCTCAGCGACCGGACCGACCTGAGCGTCGGCGCTGACCCGACGAAGGCCGACACGGACGGCGACGGTGTTCGAGACCAGCGCGAATTGGAGTTGGACACGGACCCGAACGGAAGCGACACTGACGGCGACGGTATCGCGGACGGGGCGGAACTCGACGCCGGGACGGACCCGACGAAGGCCGACACGGACGGCGACGGCCTCGGTGACGGGCGCGAACTCGAACTCGGGACGAGCGTCGTGGTCGCCGACAGCGACGGCGACGGTATCGGCGACGGTCAGGAGGTGACGCTCGGCACCGACCCCACGTCGGCCTACACGGACGACGACGGCCTCCCCGACGGCGAGGAGCGAACGCTGGGCCTCGACCCGACGGCTGCCGACTCCGACGGTGACGGTCTGTGGGACGGAGCGGAACTCGATGTCGGAACCGACCCGAGCGTCGTCGACTCCGACGGCGACGGCCTGCGCGACGGTCGGGAGGTCCACGAACTCGGGACGGACCCGCTGGCCGGTGATACTGACGGGGACTTCCTGACCGACGAGATGGAGGTGGACATGGGGACCGACCCGACGAACCTCAGCACGGCCGCGTGGCTGACCAGCGCGCTCCTCGGGTTCGCCGTCGGTATCGGCCTCACCGTCACCGCCGTCGCCAGCGGCGGTACGGGCGCGCTGGTCGCTCGTGTGCGTTCCCGGGCACGACAGGTCCGTGAGGTGGTGGCTGAGCGAGCGACGCTGGCGGGCGACGCTGACGGAACTGAGGCCGAGACGACGGTACCGACGGGCCAAGATGCGGGTTCCGCCTCCGACCCCAGTCGTCCCGTCGACGCTGAGCCAGTCGCTGCTGAGGCCGCGTCCGACGAGCATGGGTCCGCAACGGGCGACGAGGAACCCCCGCCGACGTACGAGTCCGCCGCGGCGGCGTTCGAAGCGGCCGACCCCGGGCGTCTCGCGGACGAGGAGTGTATCCTCCGCATGCTGGCCGCCGAGGACGGCCGGATGCGACAGAGCGAAATCGTCGCCGCCTCGGACTGGTCGAAGGCGAAGGTTAGCCGGTTGCTCTCTCGGATGGCCGCCGACGAGGACGTGGTGAAGGTGCGCATCGGTCGGGAGAACCTCATCTGTCTCGAACACGCGACGCCCGAGTCGGTGGAGACGGACTCCCCTGGCGACGGGACGCAAAGCTCCGCGACGGTCTGA
- a CDS encoding DUF7344 domain-containing protein: MATTELHHEPTTPGPETPDPSDEAALTRDEIFHVLQCRRRRLVLKYLDEYGGNGPARMGDIAEHVAAVEQETTVDRLTSQQRQRVYISLYQSHLKTLDRLGIVDYDRDRGFVERTALAAEFDQFLANEPTLLARTDGGDAQTDSVDAHADRRVSASAPVDPAAGNAAADGNEETDTHWHRRYLYAAAASALTATAIAGDVVSIPLGPQGGLAVLVSLLFVVLAVTHWNSASSPRRPDSQ; encoded by the coding sequence ATGGCTACGACAGAACTACACCACGAACCAACGACTCCGGGGCCGGAGACGCCCGACCCGTCAGACGAGGCGGCGTTGACGCGCGACGAGATATTCCACGTCTTGCAGTGCCGACGACGCCGACTGGTGTTGAAGTACCTCGACGAGTACGGCGGCAACGGCCCCGCGCGGATGGGCGATATCGCCGAACACGTCGCCGCCGTCGAACAGGAGACGACCGTCGACCGACTCACCTCCCAACAGCGCCAGCGCGTCTACATCTCCCTGTATCAGTCTCACCTCAAGACGCTGGACCGCCTCGGTATCGTCGACTACGACCGTGACCGGGGGTTCGTCGAACGAACCGCGCTCGCCGCCGAGTTCGACCAGTTCCTCGCGAACGAACCCACGCTCCTGGCGCGAACGGACGGCGGTGACGCCCAAACGGATAGCGTGGACGCCCACGCAGACCGGCGGGTGAGCGCGAGCGCACCCGTCGACCCCGCCGCCGGAAACGCGGCCGCCGACGGGAACGAGGAGACGGACACGCACTGGCATCGCCGATACCTCTACGCCGCAGCCGCGAGCGCGCTCACTGCGACGGCCATCGCTGGCGACGTCGTCTCGATTCCGCTCGGCCCACAGGGGGGGTTAGCCGTCCTCGTGAGCCTGCTGTTCGTGGTCCTCGCGGTGACCCACTGGAACAGCGCGAGTTCGCCGAGGCGACCCGACTCGCAGTGA
- a CDS encoding PfkB family carbohydrate kinase: protein MARVVSLGSINVDRIRTVTDDEARVLESRYEWFPRRGETVEVPDVPPEIGAEPDRLLQGGKGANQAVAAAKGAAETTMLGKVGQDATNLGVLDNLRDSGVVTERIGAAAEPTGTAYVFVEPGGDNRIVVRAGANGAVDDSYVRAHEAAIRDADCLLLQNEVPPAPVEGLLSRLADAADRPAVVLDPSPVAGAERFLEYDAVDYLTPNDAEYEALSPHVDAYDGVVVHKRGPDDIVVEDGERFTVTPPPVDAVDTTGAGDVLNGFLAARLADGASLQRAVEVAAVAASLSTRTPGAQAGIPSLAEVLSVVDGEDGA from the coding sequence ATGGCCCGCGTCGTCAGCCTCGGGAGCATCAACGTCGACAGGATTCGGACGGTGACCGACGATGAGGCGCGGGTCTTGGAGTCCCGCTACGAGTGGTTCCCACGGCGTGGTGAGACGGTTGAGGTACCGGACGTGCCGCCCGAAATCGGGGCCGAACCCGACCGCTTGTTACAGGGCGGGAAGGGCGCGAATCAGGCCGTCGCCGCCGCGAAGGGGGCCGCCGAGACGACGATGCTTGGGAAAGTCGGCCAGGACGCCACCAACCTGGGCGTCCTCGACAACTTACGGGACAGCGGCGTCGTCACCGAGCGCATCGGGGCGGCGGCCGAACCGACCGGGACGGCGTACGTCTTCGTCGAACCCGGCGGCGACAACCGCATCGTCGTCCGTGCGGGGGCGAACGGTGCGGTAGACGACTCGTACGTGCGTGCTCACGAGGCGGCGATTCGCGACGCGGATTGCCTGCTCCTCCAGAACGAGGTTCCACCTGCCCCAGTCGAGGGGTTGCTCTCCCGACTCGCGGACGCGGCGGACCGCCCCGCCGTCGTTCTGGACCCCTCGCCGGTCGCGGGGGCCGAACGGTTCCTCGAATACGACGCCGTCGACTACCTCACACCCAACGACGCCGAGTACGAGGCGCTGTCACCGCACGTCGACGCCTACGACGGCGTGGTGGTTCACAAACGCGGCCCGGACGACATCGTCGTCGAGGACGGCGAGCGGTTCACGGTGACGCCGCCACCCGTCGACGCCGTCGACACGACAGGCGCGGGCGACGTACTCAACGGCTTCCTCGCCGCCCGACTCGCCGACGGGGCCTCGCTCCAGCGGGCGGTAGAGGTAGCGGCGGTGGCCGCATCGCTGTCGACCCGAACGCCCGGCGCACAGGCCGGTATCCCGTCACTCGCCGAGGTGCTGTCCGTCGTCGACGGCGAAGACGGCGCGTAG